One genomic segment of Bacteroides caccae includes these proteins:
- a CDS encoding HAD-IA family hydrolase, with amino-acid sequence MNYKTYLFDFDYTLADSSRGIVKCFRIVLTRHQYLTVTDEAIKRTIGKTLEESFSILTGITDPVQLEAFRQEYRLEADVHMNVNTQLFPDTLSTLKELKKRSARIGIISTKYRFRILSFLEEYQPEDFLDIVVGGEDVKAAKPSPEGVKFALEHLRSTPKETLYIGDSIVDAETARNARVDFAGVLNGMTTADELRAYPHRIIVKNLSDLL; translated from the coding sequence ATGAATTATAAAACCTATTTATTCGATTTCGACTATACACTAGCCGATTCGTCACGTGGTATCGTTAAGTGTTTCCGAATTGTGCTCACCCGCCACCAGTATTTAACCGTTACCGATGAAGCAATCAAACGTACTATCGGCAAAACATTGGAAGAATCTTTCAGTATTCTTACCGGAATCACCGACCCGGTACAACTCGAAGCTTTCCGACAGGAATACAGATTGGAAGCCGATGTACACATGAATGTGAACACCCAGCTTTTCCCCGACACGTTATCTACACTGAAAGAGCTGAAGAAACGGAGTGCCCGTATCGGAATTATCTCTACTAAATACCGATTTAGGATACTGAGTTTCCTCGAAGAGTACCAACCGGAAGATTTTCTTGATATAGTGGTAGGTGGAGAAGATGTCAAAGCTGCAAAACCTTCACCGGAAGGAGTCAAATTTGCCTTGGAACATTTGAGAAGTACCCCGAAAGAAACTTTGTATATCGGAGACAGCATTGTAGATGCGGAAACTGCTCGGAATGCAAGAGTCGATTTTGCAGGCGTACTCAACGGAATGACTACCGCTGACGAACTTCGCGCTTATCCGCACCGAATAATTGTGAAAAATCTTAGCGATTTACTTTAA
- the rpmA gene encoding 50S ribosomal protein L27, whose translation MAHKKGVGSSKNGRESASKRLGVKIFGGEACKAGNIIVRQRGTEFHPGDNIGMGKDHTLFALVDGTVNFKVGKEDRRYVSVIPATEA comes from the coding sequence ATGGCACATAAAAAAGGTGTCGGTAGTTCTAAGAACGGCCGCGAATCAGCAAGTAAAAGATTAGGCGTTAAGATATTTGGTGGCGAAGCTTGCAAAGCAGGTAACATCATCGTTCGTCAAAGAGGTACTGAATTCCACCCGGGTGACAACATCGGTATGGGTAAAGACCACACTCTTTTCGCTTTAGTAGACGGTACAGTAAACTTCAAAGTAGGTAAAGAAGACAGAAGATATGTTTCTGTAATTCCTGCAACTGAAGCATAA
- a CDS encoding IS1182 family transposase produces the protein MTKIHFRPYNSNQTVLFPQRIDEDIAEHDPVRMVDALVESLNLESFRKLYKECGRSPYHPRMMLKVILYAYMNNVYSCRKIEKLLHRDIHYIWLAGYEKPDFITINRFRNRVKKEINEVFTQTVLLLSSKGFIRLNVEYIDGTKIESKANKYTFVWRKTVERNCERLMKKIHVLLGQIDDVIAQENSSESNEEIEFTPAMLTEMAGELRKALEQVPEPSTKEEKTALKKKRKQLKELEEHRDKLQEYDNRLNTLQDRNSYSKTDKDATFMRMKEDAMRNGQTKPGYNLQIGTENQFITDFALFPNPTDTLTMIPFLQSFSSRYDRLAHTVVADSGYGSEENYRFMSENGMAGYVKYNYFHMEQRPRFKPDPFRAENFYYNEEQDFCICPMGQKMQRIGTRHVKTASGYVSENATYRAIRCEGCPLRCRCFKAKGNRTIELNHRLRKYKQKAKELLCSEEGLKHRGQRCIEPEAVFGQMKNNMNYKRFRHFGKDKVFMDFSFFAIAFNIKKMCAKMTKEGMDWLIRPFYELTVALFRCCEHINQRNPQNIAA, from the coding sequence ATGACAAAGATACATTTTCGTCCTTATAATTCCAACCAAACAGTGCTTTTTCCTCAAAGAATTGACGAGGATATTGCAGAGCATGATCCAGTTCGGATGGTTGACGCTCTGGTTGAGAGCCTGAACCTTGAAAGTTTCAGGAAGTTGTATAAGGAATGCGGCCGCAGCCCTTACCATCCCAGGATGATGCTCAAGGTCATTCTCTATGCCTATATGAACAACGTCTATTCCTGCCGGAAAATTGAAAAGCTCCTTCATCGTGACATCCATTATATCTGGCTTGCCGGATATGAGAAACCTGATTTCATTACCATCAACCGTTTCCGCAACCGGGTGAAAAAGGAAATCAACGAGGTATTTACCCAAACCGTACTCCTTCTCTCTTCCAAAGGCTTCATCAGGCTGAATGTGGAATACATTGACGGGACAAAGATTGAGTCCAAAGCCAATAAGTATACTTTCGTCTGGCGAAAAACGGTTGAGCGGAACTGTGAACGCCTGATGAAGAAGATACATGTCCTGTTAGGGCAGATAGACGATGTCATCGCCCAGGAGAACTCATCGGAAAGCAATGAGGAGATTGAGTTCACTCCGGCCATGCTGACTGAGATGGCTGGAGAATTGCGGAAAGCACTTGAACAGGTTCCTGAGCCCTCCACGAAAGAGGAAAAGACTGCGTTGAAAAAGAAACGCAAACAGCTGAAGGAACTGGAAGAACACAGGGACAAGCTGCAGGAATACGACAACCGTCTGAACACGCTACAGGACAGGAACTCCTATTCCAAAACGGACAAGGACGCTACTTTCATGAGAATGAAGGAGGATGCCATGCGTAACGGCCAGACAAAGCCCGGTTACAACCTCCAGATCGGCACCGAGAACCAGTTCATTACCGATTTTGCACTCTTTCCGAACCCTACGGATACACTGACCATGATACCTTTCCTGCAATCCTTCTCAAGCAGATATGACAGGTTGGCCCATACGGTGGTGGCCGATTCCGGCTACGGTTCTGAGGAGAATTACCGCTTCATGTCAGAAAACGGTATGGCGGGCTACGTCAAATACAACTACTTCCACATGGAACAGCGGCCGAGATTCAAACCGGACCCGTTCAGGGCGGAAAACTTCTACTACAATGAAGAACAAGACTTTTGTATCTGCCCCATGGGACAGAAGATGCAAAGGATAGGGACTAGACATGTGAAAACAGCATCCGGATATGTCAGCGAAAATGCCACGTACAGAGCCATCAGATGTGAAGGCTGTCCGCTAAGATGCCGATGTTTTAAAGCAAAGGGGAACAGAACGATAGAGTTGAATCACAGACTCAGAAAATACAAGCAAAAAGCCAAAGAGTTGCTCTGCTCAGAGGAAGGACTGAAACACAGAGGACAGAGATGCATAGAACCGGAAGCCGTGTTCGGACAAATGAAAAACAATATGAATTACAAACGTTTCCGCCATTTTGGAAAGGATAAGGTCTTCATGGACTTTTCCTTCTTTGCCATTGCCTTCAATATAAAAAAGATGTGTGCAAAAATGACTAAAGAAGGTATGGATTGGCTGATTAGACCGTTTTATGAGCTTACAGTTGCTCTATTTAGATGTTGCGAACACATAAACCAAAGAAATCCTCAAAATATCGCAGCTTAA
- a CDS encoding TraB/GumN family protein: MKSFIGAVLFICVAFSANAQLLWKVSGNGLNQPSYIIGTHHLAPFSIMDSIAGLQKAMKETQQVYGELKMSEMQSPVTMQKMQQAMMIANDSTLSTLLSPEDFATANKFCKENLMLDLSAAPKLKPAFLLNNVVVAAYVKHIGKFNPQEQLDTFFQSQATQNGKKVDGLETAEFQFNLLFNGYSLQRQAQLLMCTINNINTEVESLKKLTNAYMRQDLNQMLRISEERKGNQCDPTPGEEDAMIYNRNKAWSEKLPAIMKTAPTFIAVGALHLPGDKGLLNLLKKQGYTVEPVK, from the coding sequence ATGAAATCATTTATCGGAGCAGTACTATTTATCTGTGTAGCGTTTAGCGCAAACGCCCAACTTTTATGGAAAGTATCCGGCAACGGACTAAATCAGCCCTCTTACATTATAGGTACACATCACTTGGCACCATTCAGCATTATGGACAGCATTGCCGGACTTCAAAAAGCAATGAAAGAAACCCAACAAGTATATGGAGAGCTGAAAATGTCGGAAATGCAGTCACCGGTCACCATGCAGAAAATGCAACAGGCTATGATGATCGCCAACGACAGTACGCTGTCCACCCTCCTCTCCCCTGAAGACTTTGCAACGGCTAACAAATTCTGCAAAGAAAACCTGATGCTAGATTTAAGCGCAGCCCCCAAACTGAAACCTGCATTCCTGCTGAACAACGTAGTAGTGGCAGCATACGTAAAACATATAGGCAAATTTAATCCTCAAGAACAGCTAGATACCTTCTTCCAATCACAAGCTACCCAAAACGGGAAAAAAGTAGATGGACTAGAAACTGCGGAATTTCAATTCAATTTATTATTCAATGGTTATTCGCTGCAACGGCAAGCACAACTGCTAATGTGTACGATCAACAACATCAATACAGAAGTGGAAAGCCTGAAAAAACTCACTAACGCCTATATGAGACAGGACTTAAACCAAATGCTTCGTATCAGCGAAGAGCGTAAAGGCAATCAATGTGACCCGACTCCCGGTGAAGAAGACGCAATGATTTATAATCGCAACAAGGCATGGTCTGAAAAACTTCCGGCTATTATGAAAACAGCTCCTACTTTTATTGCAGTTGGTGCCCTGCACCTTCCCGGTGACAAAGGATTGCTAAACTTATTAAAAAAACAAGGATACACGGTAGAACCTGTAAAATAA
- a CDS encoding ABC transporter ATP-binding protein — MITIDKLKKNFGEKIAVDIEHYEINQGDMLGLVGNNGAGKTTLFRLMLDLLKADNGKVVINDIDVSLNEDWKAFTGAFIDSGFLIDYLTPEEYFYFIGKMYGLKKEEVDERLVPFERFMNGEVMGQKKLIRNYSAGNKQKIGIISAMLHYPQLLILDEPFNFLDPSSQSIIKHLLKRYNEEHQATVIISSHNLNHTVDVCPRIALLEYGIIIRDIINEDNSAEKELEAYFNVEE, encoded by the coding sequence ATGATTACCATTGACAAGCTCAAAAAGAATTTCGGTGAAAAGATTGCCGTAGATATAGAACACTACGAAATCAATCAAGGCGATATGCTCGGATTGGTGGGAAACAACGGTGCGGGGAAGACGACTCTCTTCCGGTTAATGCTGGATCTGCTGAAAGCGGACAATGGGAAAGTAGTTATAAATGATATTGATGTAAGCCTAAACGAGGACTGGAAAGCCTTCACCGGTGCTTTTATCGACAGTGGTTTTTTGATTGATTATCTGACCCCGGAAGAATATTTCTACTTCATCGGAAAAATGTATGGATTAAAGAAAGAGGAGGTAGATGAACGCCTCGTTCCTTTCGAACGCTTCATGAACGGGGAAGTAATGGGACAAAAAAAATTAATCCGTAACTATTCTGCCGGAAATAAACAAAAGATCGGTATAATCTCCGCCATGCTTCATTATCCACAATTATTAATATTGGACGAACCGTTCAATTTCCTCGACCCGAGTTCGCAATCCATTATCAAGCATCTGCTCAAAAGATATAATGAAGAACATCAGGCTACGGTTATCATTTCCAGCCATAACCTGAACCATACTGTAGATGTGTGTCCGCGAATTGCTCTGCTGGAATACGGAATTATCATTCGGGATATAATTAATGAAGATAATTCTGCAGAAAAAGAGCTGGAAGCGTACTTCAATGTAGAAGAATAA
- the rplU gene encoding 50S ribosomal protein L21 has product MYAIVEINGQQFKAEAGQKLFVHHIEGAENGSTVEFEKVLLVDKDGNVTVGAPIVEGAKVICQVVSNLVKGDKVLVFHKKRRKGHRKLNGHRQQFTELTITEVVA; this is encoded by the coding sequence ATGTACGCAATTGTAGAAATTAACGGTCAGCAATTCAAAGCAGAAGCTGGTCAGAAGTTGTTCGTTCACCACATCGAAGGTGCAGAAAACGGTTCAACAGTAGAATTTGAAAAGGTTCTTTTGGTAGACAAAGACGGAAACGTAACTGTAGGTGCTCCTATCGTAGAAGGTGCTAAAGTTATTTGCCAGGTTGTTTCAAACTTGGTTAAAGGTGACAAAGTTCTTGTTTTCCACAAGAAAAGAAGAAAAGGTCACAGAAAACTGAACGGTCACCGTCAACAGTTCACTGAATTAACAATCACAGAAGTAGTAGCTTAA
- a CDS encoding C40 family peptidase, producing the protein MKINFKLFFILVGLTVIFSSCRTSAPRLDYQALARASVLLGIDINLEDDHKLYLEAADWIGAPYRGGGDSKRGTDCSGMVYQIYRKVYRIQVPRNTEELKNKSNKVAKRNLKEGDLVFFSSNRSRKRVAHVGIYLKSGKFIHSSTSRGVIVSRLNEDYYLRHWISGGRIR; encoded by the coding sequence ATGAAGATTAACTTTAAACTCTTTTTCATATTGGTAGGGCTAACCGTCATTTTCAGCTCCTGCCGCACATCTGCCCCCCGTCTGGATTATCAGGCACTGGCGCGAGCTTCTGTCTTATTGGGTATAGACATCAACTTGGAAGACGACCATAAACTCTACCTAGAAGCTGCCGACTGGATAGGAGCCCCTTATCGTGGCGGTGGAGATTCGAAAAGAGGGACCGACTGTTCAGGCATGGTTTATCAAATCTATCGGAAAGTATATCGTATCCAAGTGCCACGAAACACAGAAGAACTGAAGAATAAGAGCAACAAAGTAGCTAAACGAAACCTCAAAGAAGGTGACTTGGTATTCTTTAGCAGTAATCGTTCTAGAAAGAGAGTAGCTCATGTAGGCATTTATCTGAAAAGTGGGAAATTCATTCATTCCAGCACAAGTCGCGGGGTAATCGTCAGTAGGCTAAACGAAGACTATTATCTCAGGCATTGGATCAGCGGTGGTAGAATACGTTAA